In one window of Nocardia brasiliensis DNA:
- a CDS encoding MaoC family dehydratase encodes MTQMITLTEPPKNGPLYLKAALGAVPLPLVSARKSTLPDRAIQLDGLQVDPDHLAAYCRATGLRFSDALPLTYPFILTFPIVMQLVVQRDFPFVAVGAVHAENLIERTRDISVSEPLDIKSHIENLREHPKGLLVDAISEISVGRELVWRQVTTFLHQQRTSLSGGPKPEPKPEEAAPPTQRVWKIDQKTITQYAAASGDHNPIHVSKLGAKALGFARPIAHGMWSAAHILGEIEGRVPSKATYAVKFGKPILLPAKVNVYTDQVEGGWDLALRNPKKGYPHLTATLR; translated from the coding sequence ATGACCCAGATGATCACGCTGACGGAACCACCCAAGAACGGCCCGCTCTACCTCAAGGCCGCGCTTGGCGCGGTGCCGCTGCCGCTGGTCTCGGCGCGCAAATCGACACTGCCGGATCGGGCGATCCAGCTCGACGGGCTGCAGGTGGATCCCGATCACCTGGCCGCCTACTGCCGGGCGACCGGGCTGCGGTTCAGCGACGCACTGCCGCTGACCTACCCGTTCATCCTCACCTTCCCGATCGTGATGCAGCTGGTGGTGCAGCGCGACTTCCCGTTCGTCGCGGTGGGCGCGGTGCACGCGGAGAACCTCATCGAGCGCACCCGCGACATCTCGGTGAGCGAGCCGCTGGACATCAAGTCCCACATCGAGAATCTGCGCGAGCACCCGAAGGGGCTGCTGGTCGACGCGATCAGTGAGATCAGCGTCGGCCGGGAACTGGTCTGGCGCCAGGTCACCACCTTCCTGCACCAGCAGCGCACCTCGCTCTCGGGTGGGCCGAAGCCAGAACCCAAGCCGGAAGAGGCGGCCCCGCCGACGCAGCGCGTCTGGAAGATCGATCAGAAGACGATCACCCAGTACGCCGCCGCGTCGGGCGACCACAACCCGATCCATGTGTCGAAGCTGGGCGCCAAGGCGCTCGGGTTCGCGCGGCCGATCGCGCACGGCATGTGGTCGGCGGCGCACATCCTCGGCGAGATCGAGGGCCGGGTGCCGTCGAAGGCCACCTACGCGGTGAAGTTCGGCAAGCCGATCCTGTTGCCCGCCAAGGTCAATGTGTACACCGACCAGGTCGAAGGCGGCTGGGATCTCGCGCTGCGCAACCCGAAGAAGGGGTACCCGCACCTCACCGCGACCCTGCGCTGA
- a CDS encoding TetR/AcrR family transcriptional regulator: MAGGTKRLPRAVREQQMLDAAVEVFSRKGFHDTSMDAIAAEAKISKPMLYLYYGSKDELFRACIQREGMRFIESVVPAGNPQLSPHEQVRVALEGFLGYVDRNRRSWQVLYRQAIGQQAFASEIENARERFIELTAKLLESSAKHPEPGTNFDVVAVAVIGAGEAIADRVASGRIEVSEAVDLLDDLAWRGLAGRKKTE, from the coding sequence ATGGCGGGCGGAACGAAGCGACTTCCTCGGGCGGTTCGTGAGCAGCAGATGCTCGACGCCGCGGTCGAGGTGTTCTCGCGGAAAGGCTTCCACGATACGTCGATGGATGCCATTGCCGCCGAGGCGAAGATCTCGAAACCGATGCTGTATCTGTACTACGGCTCCAAGGACGAACTCTTCCGCGCCTGCATCCAGCGCGAGGGCATGCGGTTCATCGAATCGGTGGTTCCCGCGGGCAACCCGCAGCTGTCCCCGCACGAACAGGTGCGGGTCGCGCTGGAGGGTTTCCTTGGCTACGTCGACCGCAACCGGCGCTCGTGGCAGGTGCTCTACCGGCAGGCCATCGGTCAGCAAGCCTTCGCCTCGGAGATCGAGAACGCGCGGGAACGGTTCATCGAACTGACCGCCAAACTGCTCGAGTCCAGCGCCAAGCACCCCGAGCCCGGCACCAACTTCGACGTCGTCGCGGTCGCGGTGATCGGCGCGGGCGAGGCCATCGCCGATCGGGTGGCCAGCGGGCGGATCGAGGTCAGCGAGGCCGTCGACCTGCTCGACGATCTCGCCTGGCGTGGTCTGGCCGGGCGCAAGAAGACGGAGTAG
- a CDS encoding glycoside hydrolase family 3 N-terminal domain-containing protein: MRKTPLLVFVVLAAVASACSSGGDGNPTPATGSTPATVAQPSSTPKPDCAAGYLAQFTLRQKLAQLLTVGVTGRADAMDVVRSEQVGGIFIGGWTDPSLLGAGQIEQVKQAAKAPLMVTIDEEGGRVSRVRYLIGPAPSARTTAQSSTPEQFYEATLTRGRALKDIGITVNFAPDVDVSAQPDDSVIGDRSFSDDPAVVTRYADAYIRAMREVGVGTVMKHFPGHGSGSGDSHRGAVRTPPLERLRTVDLVPYRDLVGSGAGVMVGHLDVPGLTTPDVPASISPEAMRLLREGTGYGAAPFNGPIFTDDLSGMAAITDRLSIEAAVEAALVAGADNALWISTDAVSAVLDHLEAAVTAGRLPVAQVDASVLRMAAFKGALPRC, encoded by the coding sequence ATGCGGAAGACGCCCCTGCTCGTGTTCGTGGTGCTGGCCGCCGTCGCGTCGGCCTGCTCGAGCGGAGGCGACGGCAACCCGACGCCTGCGACCGGGAGCACTCCCGCGACCGTCGCCCAGCCGAGTTCGACCCCGAAGCCCGATTGCGCCGCGGGCTACCTCGCGCAGTTCACGCTGCGGCAGAAGCTGGCGCAACTGCTGACCGTCGGTGTCACCGGCCGCGCCGACGCGATGGATGTGGTGCGGTCCGAGCAGGTCGGCGGCATCTTCATCGGCGGCTGGACCGATCCTTCGCTGCTCGGCGCCGGGCAGATCGAGCAGGTCAAGCAGGCCGCCAAGGCGCCGCTGATGGTCACCATCGACGAAGAGGGCGGACGTGTCTCGCGCGTCCGGTATCTGATCGGCCCCGCGCCCTCGGCCAGGACCACGGCGCAGAGCAGCACACCCGAGCAGTTCTACGAAGCGACGTTGACCAGGGGCCGTGCGCTGAAGGACATCGGCATCACGGTGAATTTCGCCCCCGATGTGGATGTGAGCGCGCAACCCGACGACTCGGTCATCGGCGACCGCTCCTTCTCCGACGACCCCGCCGTGGTCACCCGCTACGCCGATGCCTACATCCGCGCCATGCGCGAGGTCGGGGTCGGCACGGTCATGAAGCACTTCCCCGGCCACGGCTCCGGCTCGGGCGACTCGCATCGCGGCGCGGTCCGCACGCCGCCGCTGGAGCGCCTGCGCACCGTCGATCTCGTCCCGTACCGGGACCTCGTCGGCTCCGGTGCCGGGGTGATGGTCGGCCACCTGGACGTGCCGGGCCTCACCACGCCGGACGTGCCGGCCAGCATCAGCCCGGAGGCGATGCGGCTGCTGCGGGAGGGCACCGGCTACGGTGCCGCGCCGTTCAACGGCCCGATCTTCACCGACGACCTGAGCGGCATGGCCGCGATCACCGATCGGCTGTCCATCGAAGCCGCGGTGGAGGCCGCGCTGGTCGCCGGGGCCGACAACGCCCTGTGGATAAGTACGGACGCGGTCTCGGCGGTGCTCGACCACCTCGAGGCGGCCGTGACGGCGGGACGGCTGCCCGTCGCGCAGGTCGACGCCTCGGTGTTGCGGATGGCGGCGTTCAAGGGCGCGTTACCGCGCTGCTGA
- a CDS encoding DUF5685 family protein, producing the protein MFGLLRPCAHGAAKYGIDAAQWRSHLCGLCLGLRDEHGQLARATTNVDAIVLSVLTEAQAGGPQRRTEAGRCALRGMRRASVAAADSPGVRLASTASLLLASAKIRDHVDDGDAAALARAPLARTSARWAGQARASARRIGLDVDPLLAALGEQARLERAAQQLAAVDRTDALAALTLPTQLCASEFFAHTAVLAERPENVDALRAAGRQFGRIAHLADAVQDYERDLARGRFNPLAATGTTMPQAYELLRESDARLRDAVADAELDQVPTVRWMLLDPLTSVLRKLTRGVGAAVAHSCGVSAEDAPRAQRSGYQKPTRRPGVGESLALILGAYCTGYACCADHTQPCTGERKDAWIKNCDCGGCDCGGCDCCDCDCCGCDC; encoded by the coding sequence TTGTTCGGGTTGCTCAGGCCGTGTGCGCACGGGGCGGCAAAGTACGGCATCGACGCGGCGCAGTGGCGCAGCCACCTGTGCGGGCTGTGTCTGGGGCTGCGCGACGAGCACGGCCAATTGGCCCGTGCCACAACCAATGTGGACGCGATCGTGCTGAGCGTGCTCACCGAGGCGCAGGCGGGCGGCCCGCAGCGGCGCACCGAGGCCGGGCGGTGTGCGCTGCGCGGCATGCGGCGCGCGTCCGTCGCGGCAGCGGATTCGCCCGGTGTACGCCTGGCGAGCACGGCGTCACTGCTGCTGGCCTCGGCCAAGATTCGGGACCACGTGGACGACGGTGATGCCGCCGCACTGGCCCGCGCCCCGCTGGCGCGGACCTCGGCCCGCTGGGCCGGGCAGGCACGGGCGAGCGCCCGCCGGATCGGCCTGGATGTGGATCCGCTGCTCGCCGCGCTCGGCGAACAGGCGCGGCTGGAGCGGGCGGCGCAGCAGCTGGCGGCCGTCGACCGGACGGACGCGCTGGCCGCGCTTACCCTGCCCACCCAGCTCTGCGCCTCCGAATTCTTCGCGCACACAGCGGTTTTGGCCGAGCGCCCGGAGAACGTTGACGCGCTGCGCGCGGCAGGCCGGCAGTTCGGCCGGATCGCGCACCTGGCCGACGCGGTGCAGGACTACGAACGCGACCTGGCGCGCGGCCGGTTCAATCCGCTCGCGGCGACCGGCACCACCATGCCGCAGGCCTACGAGCTGCTCCGGGAATCGGATGCGCGGCTGCGCGACGCGGTCGCCGACGCCGAGCTCGACCAGGTGCCGACCGTGCGCTGGATGCTGCTCGACCCGTTGACCTCGGTGCTGCGCAAGCTCACGCGCGGTGTCGGCGCGGCGGTCGCGCACAGCTGCGGCGTCAGCGCCGAGGACGCGCCGCGTGCCCAGCGCAGCGGCTATCAGAAGCCGACAAGGCGTCCCGGCGTCGGTGAGTCGCTCGCCCTGATCCTCGGTGCCTACTGCACCGGCTACGCGTGCTGCGCCGACCACACCCAGCCGTGCACCGGCGAACGAAAAGACGCCTGGATCAAGAACTGTGACTGCGGTGGCTGTGACTGCGGCGGTTGTGATTGCTGCGACTGCGACTGCTGCGGTTGTGATTGCTGA
- a CDS encoding isochorismate synthase, with product MDGFLLAQPDGVVRASGSRIAFHEPERAVAALRAGSADLIVGALPFDPRRPAALNVPERAEHTAGPWRPAAVPELPPVQFITEIPSAAEHIARVTKLVEQLGDPAQPLRKVVAARSILAEATAALDPEVVAAHLLTRHPRANVFAVDLSAAGRTGATLVGATPEVLIERRGATVTLHPLAGTLPRLADPEADAAQARGLLDSGKNRDEHAFVIDWIRDRLGPVCAELSIPDGPELVSTHEVWHLATPITGRLRDPATTALELALLLHPTPALCGTPTELALETIAASEEDRGFYGGAVGWCDANGDGSWVVAIRCAELSADGRTVHAYAGGGIVAASDPKSELDETTAKLRTLLGSLHCAIPAH from the coding sequence ATGGACGGATTCCTGCTTGCACAGCCCGACGGCGTCGTACGGGCTTCCGGTAGCCGAATCGCATTCCACGAGCCCGAACGCGCGGTCGCCGCGCTGCGCGCGGGCAGTGCCGATCTGATCGTCGGCGCGTTGCCGTTCGACCCGCGCAGGCCCGCCGCGCTGAACGTGCCGGAACGGGCCGAGCACACCGCGGGCCCGTGGCGGCCCGCCGCCGTGCCCGAGCTGCCACCGGTGCAGTTCATCACCGAAATCCCCAGTGCCGCAGAACATATCGCGCGGGTGACCAAGCTCGTCGAGCAGCTCGGCGATCCCGCGCAGCCGCTGCGCAAGGTGGTCGCGGCCCGCTCGATCCTCGCGGAAGCGACCGCGGCGCTGGATCCGGAGGTGGTGGCCGCGCATCTGCTCACGCGGCACCCGCGCGCGAATGTCTTCGCGGTGGATCTGAGCGCGGCGGGGCGCACCGGAGCGACCCTGGTCGGCGCGACCCCCGAGGTGTTGATCGAGCGCCGCGGCGCGACCGTCACCCTGCATCCGCTGGCAGGCACGCTGCCCCGGCTCGCCGATCCAGAGGCCGACGCCGCCCAGGCCCGCGGACTGCTCGACAGCGGCAAGAACCGGGACGAGCACGCGTTCGTCATCGACTGGATCCGCGACCGGTTGGGCCCGGTCTGCGCCGAACTGTCCATTCCCGACGGCCCGGAACTGGTCAGCACGCACGAGGTGTGGCACCTCGCCACCCCGATCACCGGCAGGCTCCGCGACCCCGCGACCACCGCGCTCGAGCTGGCGCTGCTGCTGCACCCCACCCCGGCGCTCTGCGGCACCCCGACCGAGCTGGCGCTGGAGACCATCGCCGCGAGCGAGGAGGACCGTGGTTTCTACGGGGGCGCGGTCGGCTGGTGCGACGCGAACGGCGACGGTTCCTGGGTGGTCGCGATCCGCTGCGCGGAACTGTCCGCCGACGGACGCACCGTGCACGCCTACGCGGGCGGCGGCATCGTCGCCGCCTCGGACCCCAAGTCCGAACTCGACGAGACCACCGCCAAGCTGCGCACCCTGCTCGGCAGCCTGCACTGCGCGATCCCCGCGCACTGA
- a CDS encoding universal stress protein: MPCDLMLIAYDGSENAKRAIEYAGRFLSADRAVVLTAWEPMVRQAARLSGLSGVMQPEWVPDEEVEDIAYVDARTINTEGVRLAKLAGLNAEARTAECTTTIWNAIVECADDLDVDIIVAGTRGATGIRALMHSSVADAVLKHCHRPVLMVPPGKEPASKSR, from the coding sequence GTGCCGTGCGATCTGATGCTCATTGCCTACGACGGTTCCGAAAACGCCAAGCGCGCCATCGAATACGCGGGGCGATTCCTCAGCGCGGACAGAGCCGTCGTGCTGACCGCGTGGGAGCCGATGGTGCGCCAGGCCGCCCGCCTGTCCGGACTGTCGGGGGTGATGCAGCCCGAATGGGTGCCCGACGAGGAAGTCGAGGACATCGCCTACGTCGACGCGCGCACCATCAACACCGAAGGCGTGCGCCTGGCCAAGCTCGCCGGGCTCAACGCCGAGGCGCGCACCGCGGAATGCACCACGACCATCTGGAACGCGATCGTCGAGTGCGCCGACGACCTCGATGTGGACATCATCGTCGCGGGCACCAGGGGCGCCACCGGCATCCGCGCCCTGATGCACAGCAGCGTGGCCGACGCCGTACTCAAGCACTGCCACCGTCCGGTGCTCATGGTGCCGCCGGGCAAGGAGCCGGCGAGCAAATCCCGCTGA
- a CDS encoding 3-oxoacyl-ACP reductase → MAASKSKGAPNLYGSFVHSSPGQFLASKLGLPQPENLRRYKAGEPALPGPVLLGGKGRVAEPLRTLLTDYTFADSASAGTKYGALVFDATGIGSIEDLSQLFEFFQPAMRSIAASGRIVVIGTTPELAASVDEQIAQRALEGFTRSVAKELLRGATAQLVYLHPEASTAATGLESTLRFLLSAKSAFVDGQVIQVGKDDATAPASWDRPLDGKVAVVTGAARGIGATIAEVFARDGATVIVADIPAAGEALSQTANKVGGTALALDVTAPDAAEKLAEFATERFGGIDIVVHNAGITRDKLLANMDEGRWNSVLNVNLAAPHRITEGLVARGALKDGGRVIDVSSIAGIAGNRGQTNYGASKAGVIGMVNAEAPKLAEKGITINAVAPGFIETAMTAAIPLTTREAGRLMSSLLQGGQTVDVAETIAYFASPASNAVTGNIVRVCGQSLIGA, encoded by the coding sequence GTGGCAGCCAGCAAGAGCAAGGGTGCGCCCAACCTCTATGGATCGTTCGTACACTCCTCCCCGGGTCAGTTCCTGGCGAGCAAGCTCGGGCTGCCGCAGCCGGAGAACCTGCGTCGCTACAAGGCAGGCGAGCCAGCGCTGCCGGGTCCGGTGCTGCTCGGCGGTAAGGGCCGGGTCGCCGAGCCGCTGCGCACCCTGCTGACCGACTACACCTTCGCCGATTCGGCGAGCGCGGGCACCAAGTACGGCGCGCTGGTCTTCGACGCGACGGGCATCGGCTCGATCGAGGACCTCTCCCAGCTGTTCGAGTTCTTCCAGCCCGCCATGCGCAGCATCGCGGCGTCGGGCCGCATCGTGGTCATCGGCACCACGCCGGAGCTGGCCGCGTCGGTGGACGAGCAGATCGCGCAGCGTGCGCTCGAGGGCTTCACCCGCTCGGTGGCCAAGGAACTGCTGCGCGGTGCCACCGCACAGCTGGTCTACCTGCACCCCGAGGCGTCGACCGCCGCCACCGGCCTGGAGTCGACCCTGCGCTTCCTGCTCTCGGCCAAGTCGGCGTTCGTCGACGGCCAGGTGATCCAGGTCGGCAAGGACGACGCCACCGCCCCCGCCAGCTGGGATCGCCCGCTCGACGGCAAGGTCGCCGTGGTCACCGGCGCCGCGCGCGGTATCGGCGCGACCATCGCCGAGGTCTTCGCGCGCGACGGCGCGACCGTGATCGTCGCCGACATCCCGGCCGCCGGTGAGGCGCTCTCGCAGACCGCGAACAAGGTCGGCGGCACCGCGCTCGCGCTCGATGTCACCGCGCCCGACGCCGCGGAGAAGCTGGCCGAGTTCGCCACCGAGCGTTTCGGCGGCATCGACATCGTGGTGCACAACGCGGGCATCACCAGGGACAAGCTGCTCGCCAACATGGACGAGGGCCGCTGGAACTCGGTGCTGAACGTGAACCTCGCCGCGCCGCACCGGATCACCGAGGGCCTGGTGGCGCGCGGTGCGCTGAAGGACGGCGGCCGCGTGATCGACGTGTCCTCCATCGCGGGCATCGCGGGCAACCGCGGCCAGACCAACTACGGCGCGTCCAAGGCCGGTGTCATCGGCATGGTCAACGCCGAGGCGCCGAAGCTGGCCGAGAAGGGCATCACCATCAACGCCGTCGCGCCCGGCTTCATCGAGACCGCGATGACCGCCGCCATCCCGCTGACCACCCGCGAGGCGGGCCGGCTGATGAGCTCGCTGCTGCAGGGCGGCCAGACCGTAGACGTCGCCGAGACCATCGCCTACTTCGCCAGCCCGGCGTCGAACGCGGTGACCGGCAACATCGTTCGGGTCTGCGGGCAGAGCCTGATCGGAGCATGA
- a CDS encoding DUF2613 domain-containing protein gives MKFAVPGVASAVGGALLGVIAVLLVTVAVQQNTRPDIDRSGDKDSSLLNNVEYGSR, from the coding sequence ATGAAGTTTGCTGTTCCTGGTGTTGCGAGTGCTGTCGGCGGCGCCCTGCTCGGCGTGATCGCGGTGCTCCTCGTGACCGTTGCGGTGCAGCAGAACACACGTCCGGACATCGACCGCAGCGGCGACAAGGACTCCTCGCTGCTGAACAACGTCGAGTACGGCAGTCGCTGA